A section of the Vanessa tameamea isolate UH-Manoa-2023 chromosome 29, ilVanTame1 primary haplotype, whole genome shotgun sequence genome encodes:
- the LOC135194353 gene encoding histone H4, which translates to MTGRGKGGKGLGKGGAKRHRKVLRDNIQGITKPAIRRLARRGGVKRISGLIYEETRGVLKVFLENVIRDAVTYTEHAKRKTVTAMDVVYALKRQGRTLYGFGG; encoded by the coding sequence GGGGAAAGGAGGCGCGAAGCGACACAGGAAAGTGCTCCGTGATAACATCCAAGGTATCACGAAACCGGCCATCCGTCGTCTCGCACGCAGAGGCGGTGTGAAACGTATATCCGGTCTGATATACGAAGAGACTCGCGGTGTCCTCAAAGTGTTCCTCGAGAACGTAATCCGCGACGCCGTCACCTACACCGAGCACGCGAAGAGGAAGACCGTCACCGCCATGGACGTAGTGTACGCCCTGAAACGTCAGGGACGTACTCTGTACGGTTTCGGcggttaa
- the LOC135194348 gene encoding histone H1B-like — MADTAIATEAPAPATPAKKPKASAAAAGGAAAKKPKAKPTHPKTSEMVNSAIKELKERSGSSLQAIKKYIAAQYKVDSEKLAPFIRKYLKSAVESGALIQTKGKGASGSFKLESKSSASKKPAGAGIGGASGGKAASSAASGKSKKATSSAPVAGKGAAAGKKAAAGGASSGAAAAASSPSKSKAKATIKDKKAAAAKKKPAAAKKAVAAAAPSKAKGAASKAKKTAKPPTKKPKAPKPKKAAAATPKSKPTAKKASAAAAKK; from the coding sequence atggccgaCACAGCTATAGCAACCGAAGCGCCGGCACCGGCGACCCCTGCGAAGAAACCGAAGGCGTCCGCGGCCGCCGCCGGTGGCGCCGCCGCCAAGAAACCGAAGGCGAAACCTACTCATCCTAAAACATCCGAAATGGTGAACAGCGCCATCAAAGAGTTGAAGGAACGTAGCGGTTCGTCGCTTCAGGCGATCAAGAAATACATCGCGGCTCAATACAAAGTCGATTCTGAGAAATTGGCTCCGTTCATCAGAAAGTATCTCAAGAGCGCCGTCGAATCGGGTGCACTGATACAGACGAAGGGCAAGGGCGCATCGGGTTCGTTCAAACTAGAGTCGAAATCGTCCGCTTCGAAGAAACCGGCGGGTGCCGGAATCGGAGGCGCGTCCGGCGGCAAGGCCGCATCCTCGGCCGCTTCGGGTAAGTCGAAGAAGGCGACGTCCTCCGCTCCCGTCGCCGGCAAGGGCGCCGCCGCGGGCAAGAAAGCGGCCGCCGGCGGTGCGTCGTCcggtgcggcggcggcggcgtcaTCGCCGTCCAAATCGAAGGCGAAGGCGACGATAAAGGATAAGAAAGCTGCAGCCGCTAAAAAGAAACCGGCAGCCGCTAAGAAGGCCGTCGCGGCGGCCGCTCCTTCGAAGGCGAAGGGCGCCGCATCGAAGGCGAAGAAGACTGCGAAACCGCCGACTAAGAAACCTAAAGCCCCGAAACCGAAGAAGGCCGCCGCCGCTACGCCGAAGTCGAAACCGACAGCTAAGAAAGCATCCGCCGCCGCCGCTAAAAAGTAA